CTATTAGTGAGTGCGCACACTCGCGAATTCCTTCATAATAAACAACACAATGCAGATActgtgtaaataaaagattaatatcAAAGCTTTAGTGATTACACCAGGCATTTTTAGCATAACCTGTGCTAGAAGTCATGAACAGACATGTTTTTCTGTTAAGCCAGAATGTGACTTGCCCAGAATGAAACAAAAAcggtttatattttatataaaacgttatataatcattattacaatattcttAGCAATTATCCGCAATAATGATTTATGTTATAATTTTGCAGccctatgagctcctgttttttttttttttttttttgtttgtttgtttgtttgtttgttttacatgtaagcatataatttagatacaaaTTTAAACAGTGTATTGTTATTGACAAGTTTAAATACTAattaaagtaattgggtaaatttaagtatttgacattaaagaaaaCATAGTGTGGTGATTATAACAATAAGGTGACTATAAAAATTGCTCTCAATgcacacacaaatgtaaaaaatgcccctggaaaTCAATTCCAGGGGGTCAAATATAGGGgggcaaatattgcccctttatgggaaaagttaatttctgaccaTGCACAGCTATAACAAACGATCATTATGACATTacataattataacaaaaacagtcataattatgacaaacgGTAATTGTGAGTCACAGTCATAGTTATgacagtcataattatgacatgaaCAGTCATAACTATGAcaacataattatgacaaaaacagCCAGAATAACGTAACATAATTATGATAAAACAGTCATAATTCTGGCAAACAGTCATTATGGCAATCACAGTTATAGTTATGACAAACAGTCATTATGACATAACAATTATGACATACAattgttattatataacataattAGGACATAATCACAGTTATGAAACAAAACAGGTGAAATTGTGAAATTataacaaaaagtttaaaagaaaagaaaagaaaaagtgacATGTCTATCTTATAGTATATAATCATGACTTAGTAACTCAAAATTTTGAAGTCATGTTATAATTATGGTTCACCAAAGCATGATTTTTTCTTATATGGTGGAAATGGCTCTAACAATAATGTGGTCTTTTATGTTCTCAGAGTGCTTATGGTGCCTGTcacaaatattctaaaatataacaaaGCAAACCACCCACTAACAAACTAAGCAAGTAAATACAGCACCCAATAACTTTTCTCTCAAGCACTATTACAGGGGTGCAGACTCCGGTCCTGGGGAGCTGCAGACCTGCAGAGTTCAGCCCCAACCTTAATGAAAACTCACCTGCCTATAGCTTCCTattaacccttcagaccttgattagcttgttcaggtgtgtttgattagggttgaagcaaaactctgcagggctgtggctctccaggacagACGTTTGCCACCCCTGCATTATTACATcacctcaaaaacattaaatggacCAGTTCTTCTAACCATCTTACTAAAGTGTCAATAATTTCCCAGTCGGATCAGTTCCAGGTCACTGTGAGTGGATCAGCATTCTTCCCTGCCAGATAAGCTCCTGGAGAGAGGCTGAGGGAGTACGGGATGGGTGAAGGGTATGTGGAGGTGTGCAGTAGAGTCATGTCATCGGCATTATAGAAGCACACCTGACACCGGTCACAGTCCAGGTACAGCCCTATCCTGCGTGGTTTCACCGTCAAATCTATTTCTGTCACCGTCTCATACTCTTTGATGCAGTAGCCTTGGTCATGCTTAAGGTGAAGCCCGATGTCCTTGTTTAAGTTGCTTATACACCCACCATCGAAGCCCACGCTCCAGTCTATCTTTGCTCCTACGTCCACCTCCCAGTAGTGCTGTCCTGACTGGAAGGTCTTGTGAGTCCTGGCCAGAGGCCTGTAGTCTTTGTGACGCAAGAAAATACCCTTTTTGGATGTGCGGATGACACTGCGTCCATCAGAGGAGACCCTCAGGTATGGGTCATGACAGTCATGTATGACATTACAATCAGGGACTAAGAAAGACAAACCGTGAAAGATAAACACAGATTAGTTTGTCATACAATAATTAATAAGTTTGATTTCTTACATTATTTCCAAATTCTCTCTAAGggtacatttatttgatcaaaaatatagtacaaAAGCAGTCatgttatgtaatattattgctatttaaaataactgttttctattgtactatttgtattaatattatctcatattttattattatcataatgtTTTATGCTGCatataatgtaatacattacaaatttaaatcAGGAAAGATgcataaattgatcaaaagggacagtaaagacatttctaatgttacaaagattACTATTTCTAATAATTGCTgttcaactttctattcatcagtgaATTCAAAAAATATGTATGGCAGTTcccacaaaaaaattatacagcttttttactgtatttacagtcatttacagttttacattaattttaatacagttgaggtcaaaagtttacacataccttgcagattctgaaaaaaaattaattattttaccaaaataagagggatcatacaaaaatgcatattatttttttatttagtacagacctgaataagatatttgacataaaagatgtttacatatagtccacaagagaaaatagtagttgaatttataaaaatggccctgttcaaaagtttacatacacttgattcttaataatgtgttgttacctgaatgatccacagctgtttttttcctttttttttttttgttgttgttgttgtttagtgatagttgttcatgagtcccttgtttgtcctgaacagttaaactgcctgctgttcttcagaaaaatctttcaggtcccaaaaattcttcagtttttcagcattttttttttttttgtgtgtgtatttgaaccctttccaacaatgactgtatgattttgagatgcatcttttcacactgaggacaactgagggactcatgcaactattatagaaggttcaaacactcactgatgcttcagaaagagaaataatgcattaagcTGGGAATTtcgaatttgaagatcagggtaaactgAACTTAtgttgtcttctgggaaacatgtcagtatcttctgtagcttctgaagggcagtactaaatgacaaaacgtatgatatttattacatctttattctgttcaaaagttttcacccctggctcttaatgcatcatgtttccttctgaagcagcagtgagcatttgaaccttctgtaatagtttattgtgagtccctcagttgttctcagtgttaAATCATGTCATGTATGATCCCActtattctggtaaaataattaacattttgcagattctgcaaggtgtatgtaaacttttgactttaacagCATATacttttatgttaatttttaatatatggtATTGTCTACATATGTATATCTGATGTCCTCACCTGGTTTGATAAAGCCCAGCATCTCCTTCCACACAATAAACTGCAAATGAGTCTCATGAAGGCCAAGGAGCAGAGAATTAGGTGTCAAATTCACACTTTTCACTGCTGATTTGAACCTACAATGCAGGAGATGAATGTAACTAATGGGATAATTACTGTACAGTGCCATAATGTGTACCTGAAGCATTACAGTATATTTTCCTACTTGGTTGTTGGAGAAGCAACGTCATTATTTTCACAACagctttctttctctttcatctCTTCGACAAAGTCCAGCCCTTTCTCAGTCCACCACTACAGGACAAAAAGAAAATGGATATTATTTGGAGAATCTGTAAAATaccatgatatatttttaaatattccaaATGTTTCATATACTGGGAACTAAATATATAGTAATTGTTGTACTATAATataagattttttgtaaaataatacaatttaatatatatattatttacaatttgcagatatgtgactctggaccacaaaaccagtcataagggtaatttatatatatatataaaaaccatAGATCACcacactgatgtatggtttgtaaggATACGACATTattttgagatacaactattaaaaatcaggaatctgagggtgcaaaaaaatctaaatattgagaaaatcgcctttaaagttgtccagataaagttcttagcaatgtattttactaatcaaaaattaatttttgatatatttacagtagggaatttacaatatatttccATGGAacctgatctttacttaatatcctgatgatttttggcataaaagaaaaattgataattttgacccacaatgtattgttggctgttgttacaaatatacgtgtggtacttacgactggttttgtggtgcagggtcacatatatgtaacTAATTTGGACAAATAATTGGACAAACTgctgaatgcaaatgtttgtttgaacCTGCAAAAAGCCGTCTGGTTGATCAGTGTCAAAGACTGAGCGTAGAATCCCTTCCTTCTCTCTTCCATCGTTCAGCTTCTCTTCTATTTCTGCTCTGtttcttttcatcttttctATCATATCCTTCTCTTCTTTCTCCAGCATTTTCTCCACTTCCTCCTCCTTTTTCTTCAGAAACTGGTGCATCTCCTCAAATTGAGCAGAGATCTGAGCAGAGAGCTGTCGAGACCTTTCCTGAGATACAAAATATATCACAGACAGTAATGAACCCTGCGGTGGTCCTTTATAGACTATTTAGACTTTTGTGTGAAGTGTATTTTCACCTCCGTTTTAGAGATCTCACTCGTCTGCTTCTTCACAAGAGCCTGCAGCTCTTCATTCTCCTTCGAAAGGAAACTCAGAGGCTCTAACAATAAATTCTACAACACACAGGACAGTGGGCGTTTGACATGAATATTTCAGGTGGTGCTCAGTCCTGCTCCTAGAAATCTACAGCATCCTTCAGAGGAGTATGAAGGAGCACTTCTGTTTGCTTTGTCATCCACAATAAGTTGggcaataatatataaacacacatagtgattaaagcgatagttcaccttaaattttttttttaattctgtcatagtttactcaccctcaagttttGTTCCGAGTTTCTCTCTTCTgcttaacataaaaaaaagatattttgaagaatgttggtaaccaaaccaAGGCTAACCTCTATTGTATATtttcatactatggaagtcaaagAGGACCAACAACATTCTTCAAACTATCTTttatgttcagcagaagaaagaaactcatataggtttggaacaacacgtttagctcattttaatgtttggggtgaactattcctttaatttctgtttttatgtatgtttgttCCTCAGGTTCTAACATTCGTACattccaaacccctaagacctttgttcatcttcataacacaaattaagacatttttgacaaaatctgagagctttgaccctgcatagacagcaacgcaactgacatgttcaaggtccataaagatagtaaagacattgttaaaatagtctatgtgacatcagtggttcaaccgtaatgttatgaagttacgagaatacgctttgtgcaaaataaaacaaaattaacgactttattcaacagtttcttctcttccgtgtcttcaatgcatgttcacaagagtaccatgatGCAGAGTACCAAAGAGGAATAAAGGTctggatttggaatgacatgagggaaggaattttcatttttgggtgaaatggtACCTTTAACTGTTTTTACAATGCTATCTCATGACCAActcgtacatattttacaaggtggctaataTGTACAGCCTCACTCGTACGTTTTTGTACAATTTGTCTAGACCCCACtgacaggtaggtttaggggcggaGTTAGGAGTAGGTTATTTGtatgaattcatacaaattgGGGAACTCGAAAaatcaacctgatctcatgatgaaaaagTACCATGTGGAAAAGTTTTGCGAGACGtttaagtacatatcactgcagtttccaacataaatgaacactagaggcggtaaaacagcaaCCGCCATTTAGCTCCATATGTTTCCCAACGTAACAATCTTGTTTGGTAGCTCAACTGGCAtagaattggacttaggatgagGAATCCTTACAAATTCTGTGAgaaacatgactcacgatgaaagagctgaaagatgaaaaaaaacaagctaaaacggcatgcttggaattgtgtttttatatcacattcacttttgttcatactatcaaGTAGGTTTAAGTGTAGTGCAGAtgctatattttaaaacatcatggagcattagagttaCAGTACCATTCGATGGACATTTCAGGTCAGAACTGTGGTGACATGTACAAtcccaacgtcacataaaacgtacaaTATGTACATTCATCTGTTCCGGTTATTTctgttcccacaggtatgttttcatcatgagaccaGGTTGCGTAAAATACGTACGAATTGCCCAGAAATTCTAGCAACCCAATGATGTACATggataataaataatgatacttttaaataaacaatagcagAAATAATAACAAACCAGGAATAATGTACCTTATGTGAAAATCCATTGCATTATTtaaagtttcatatttaaaatctcTGAAACGTAACATGTCTTAAGTACATTTAAAGGATATTactaagtttaatttaatttatgactAGTTCTTCTAATTAAGTCTGGAATAAACTTCATGACTAAACAGATTGAGGGCTAATTTGTCAACTTTGcaatctgtttaaaatgaaaaactgggCATCATACACTTACTGCACTCTTAAAATATAGGATCCAAATGGTTGTTTTTGGAgtaatgccatagaagaaccatttttggttccccaaaaaaCCTtgcagtgaacagttcttaaatgaactattttaaagtacattctAAAAACCTATAGAATCTTTTTcctctataaagaaccttttctgcatttgaaaggttccatgtatgtttaaggttcttcatggaaccactgatgccagtaagaaacctt
The sequence above is drawn from the Labeo rohita strain BAU-BD-2019 chromosome 16, IGBB_LRoh.1.0, whole genome shotgun sequence genome and encodes:
- the trim109 gene encoding tripartite motif containing 109: MDSRLSKQIQCSVCLGDFTDPVSLLCDHTFCRQCISNHSQSCRLKLCPECRRPYTMWDIRSNRVLRNMVTAVREHLSEQQALRDMNVATCGASARVFEEPEKLVCSDHQERLKLFCETDQKLVCLICRDGERHQGHTFKPVEEAAEPRKNLLLEPLSFLSKENEELQALVKKQTSEISKTEERSRQLSAQISAQFEEMHQFLKKKEEEVEKMLEKEEKDMIEKMKRNRAEIEEKLNDGREKEGILRSVFDTDQPDGFLQWWTEKGLDFVEEMKEKESCCENNDVASPTTKFKSAVKSVNLTPNSLLLGLHETHLQFIVWKEMLGFIKPVPDCNVIHDCHDPYLRVSSDGRSVIRTSKKGIFLRHKDYRPLARTHKTFQSGQHYWEVDVGAKIDWSVGFDGGCISNLNKDIGLHLKHDQGYCIKEYETVTEIDLTVKPRRIGLYLDCDRCQVCFYNADDMTLLHTSTYPSPIPYSLSLSPGAYLAGKNADPLTVTWN